AATATAACGCAAATTAAATAATGGACGTCTTATTCACACACTTTCAAGAAAATATCCTGTGATTTATCTGCAAAGCAGCTACTTTagcaagaaaatgtttttctgttgttagGCTATCGCTAGGGTCAAATTTAATCTCTTTGGAGACTTTAGGAAATCTAAATAAGAACTTCCATTACTTACAGAGTGGCATATTTTCAGTGATCTTacgctccctccctcctctgctctttaCAGCCTCTTTCTAGAAAACCCAGGTGACCGGGACCCACTGGGGGTTTTTAGAAACCGTTTCCAGGGCGGCCTTGACGGTGCGGTAGGTCTCGTCCAAATTGTCGTTGATGATGCTGAGGTCAAAGTAGTGACCGAAGGCCGCCTGCATTTTTATGCTCTCATCGCACGTCCTCTGCAGTTCTTCATCCTGAAATGGAAAACACGTGACttggttttgcatgttttattggATTGTTATTATAATCCTAGAATTTCTTCTTCGAACTATTTGCAGTTTATATTGAGTTCTATGCTGCTTCCtcagatgaaaaagaaaagttttctcTACATGAGTATGATCCTACCACAATTGTTTCTTACCGTCAGTGTCTTAGGAACCACCCCTGCCTCTACAGCTGAGTGGTTCATTGCCTTGAGAACCTCAAAGTCTGGAGACTGAAGGAACACCACATAGGGCAAGAACTCTGAGGTCCTCAGCACTTTGAGAGACTAGAAtacaacatgaacacacaaacacattttgatttgaattaGTGTCTTAGAGAGTGTCCATCCTCTCCTACTATGGAGGATGGAAGCTGACAATATCAtttataaatagcaaataaataaataactctaTTAGTAAATAATTTGCCATTAAATGTACCaaacataatatttaaaataaatgcaggaattacttttttttgatcaaatatgacataaattgacttctgttttaatttgcttctttattcatttaactgtgtattaattaactatattgtttaaattatttatctatttctaATCATCATCTCATctttaaatgtacttatttcTTTATgcattatcttcttttttacatttcttaatgcattttttcttcctcattaTGCAAATGAGGGGGCTGTCATGGGTACATGACAAGTAAGCCATACTGCAGCAcatcaggactaactaatcaatcatacccattcatacaaaacaggaacagcctgctggagcaatttggggttataTTTCTTTTACAGACTcatgtttttcctgtttgtatattttgtgAGACGCACAACGGCACGGTAAAAGTCTCAAAATGGTCCATACAAATTGGTTAAGATTTTGACATATACATATCcatttaaaaatgctaaattgaCGATTTGCTAATTAATTTAAGGATTGTTAATTTTATTAAGCCAATTGAGAAGTTAAAGAAAAATTGGAAACAGCACAGTAAAACAATCTAGGTGGAGATTCactaatatatttttattgaaaaatgctAAGTTGATGCACATATGATGATATACGAGCAGTAAATTACCGGAAAGATAGAGATTTACAGATACAAAACACTCTACTCACTACGAGTTACCTAACTTCAGATTTCTTTGTGAACACTTATCAGACTTTGGGAAGTGAATTTTTACTTTAGAATCAAAAATTAGGCTCCCCCAAGCTGCTCTAAAAAAGGATCACGAGTTTGTGTTATGTGAATGGAGTCACTTGTTAACGATCAACCAACACCACAGTTCCCCTTAGCCCCCAGCATTAAACCTTCTTGAGCCAAAGGTTTTGGTTTCATGGCCATTTTACTGTTCCCTCTCATTTCgccacagcaggcagctgcttcagtgaaaaagctctaAGAATGCACTGTGCGCTCCCTGCTCAGCACAAGACGGCAGACAGACACAATTTGAGATTAGCTGGATGAACATagcggagcatttagcagctacagAGGCAGGTATTTCGCTCACGAGTTGGTAAACATCTAAATCAAAGCTAAAAGAGAGTTGAATAATGGACTAAATGAGTTGAACAGAAAGCAAATTTAATGAATGTTAATGGCGTTCTGTAACTGATAGATTTGTAAAAAGGCAACTGTTAGCTTACCAGTACACTATAAGTACTTCATATGGAAATGGTCTTGTACTTACTAAATTGACCACACAATTCACATTCTATTTAATGAAGCCCATGAAGCACAGACAAACTATTCATCAAAGGTAAATAAAGTGGTAGACTAATTTATCCACCGGCATCTCCATACTAGTGAATCAAACCACTAATGATGGTAAGTGACACTATACTGTTTACTTACTAACAACTTAAGCAGGGCTATAACTAAAAGAGTTTGAAAATCCTAACCGGATTTGAATCCGGTTTAAGGACCATTGGAGCAACGATCTGACGGAGCTGTAAAGTGGGTGGTGTCAATGGTTGTGGTGTAATTGCAGAGGATGTTTGAGTCTGGCTTTGAACGTATGTATTGTTTGAATGATGTAAGGAGCATTTTCATGCTAAAACGGGGTGTTAGGTTATGTTTGTTGTGGTTCATAAGTGTACCTGAGGGTTGGCGTCCAGTATGCAGAGGCGTCCGGCCTCAACCACCTCGTGTATGGAATCTATCTTGATTCCATACAGGTTACCGTCGTACTCTCCATGTTCAAGATAACGCCCGTTCTTGATGTCGGCCTCCATCTTGCTGCGGCTGGTGAAGGCGTACATCCGACTATCGCGATCTTCCTTTTTGGGCTTTCTGGAGGTATCtggacagacacaaaaacacagtcaCGTAGGCACACACATGCTTCCCCCTCCCCTTTTGGTTTCCCTTAAGAAGCTTTAGTTTGtttaaatagttttctgtcAGAAATACCTCCATCAGCTTGTTCCTGCTCCTAATTAAGCTAGTCAGAAATCTAAGGATTACATCTTTATGTGCCTAGTAAGACTTGAAAACATAAATTTCATACATGGAATGGTGGTGCCAAAGAGAAGTGGATCCCTCAGTAGTAGCTTGTTCTTTAGTCTCCGTCGTCCCACACCCTGGGCCCCAATCAAAATTAGAGTTTTCCTCTTGAAAGGCGGGACCTTGGCCACCTCCTCGTAGAGCAATATCTCATGTCTGTCAAACtctgagagaggaagaaagagagaaaaggttgAAAGGATGGAAAGTAGGATAAAGGGAAAGAACGAAGTAAAGAAAAGTAGATGAGTtgggaaaagagaggaaaaagggcAGAAGGAAGAGGTTTCACTGTTTCACAGAGGAAAACTGTAACAGTACTGACTATATGTAAGGACAACATTTAACTACATGGCCAAACAAATAATACCACATATTAAAGCTTTGTTACCTGCATTTTTGGTCGTCACGTacatcattttcttcttcttcttccctccagCACCAGTACAAAGATTTCCTGTCATAAATTGGGCATGGAATTAGTCAGACATTATCTGATTGCCATCAGTCATGCCTCCCATTCACTGGCTAATTCACTGGGGGTTATGTGCCAAACCATTTCTTGGTTGGGACAATTTACGCAGTTACCAGTAGAAGTACTAGTAGAAAGTTAGTGGACCCGATCGAGAAAGTGGTATCAATCATCTGATCTCACTTTCCCCTTCAACGGTGGTGGCTATTATTGCCAAGATAAACTGGAAAAACATGACTCCCACATCTCTGGGCTTGGCTACTTAACTTTTTTCTGGAGACCCACTTTTAAGAAATGACAAACCATTGCCACCCATTTCACAATAGGCCTTATTTATGAATTGTGAGAAAACCACGACACCTTTGATATCTTGAATAGATAAACTAGGTAAACCAaatcttttttcccttttatcagtaaaacagacagaatgtttgccttttatattaaatataatggtATAAGTAGACTGACATTATCAGAACAACATGAACATTCAGGCCCCCTCTTTTGGCTTAAAGGTGTACTGCAAAAAAATTAAGTATTTGGGAATTACTGCTCTACAGCCAAGTAGTTTGTACTACTATTAGTTTTATAATTCTCAGAATTCAGTCGCTGCGTAGCAGGAACTTTTAGAGTTTGGGGGATTTTGAAATTTAGGAAGGGTTGAGTTTATTAACGCTCCTCTCATCGCTACATGACATTTCAATTACATGGCATTAACCACTAGATGGCATTgtgaaacagcaaaacacaattTACAACAAGAAAGCTATAACAGTAATAGAACATAGACAGTTGCTAAATACAGAGGCAACCCATCAACTCTCAAGTAGACCGCATTTGACCTAAAACCCACTTAAAGCTGTTAAGGGCTTTTCATGTGTCActtataataattgttattttactGATCATCACTATTAATCTTTGTTCTCATTATTCTTTCTGTCCACAAACCTGCTGGTGCCAGTTCCACATCTCTCTTGACAAAcgctttcctcttctcctccagcatCTGACTGGGGATCAGTCCCGCGCTGCCACCCTCTACATGACGGGCCTGtataacacatacacacccacatttaaatatatattcataaaaaaaaacctcacactAAAGGTCCTGTGGTTTTATTACATATTAATCTAAAGAAAACCTGAATTATAAcagctgtctgcctgcctgctgtAGAATCAgcagaacacaaaaaaatgaaaatttgtACTAGTTTTTTTACTCCACCTGCCACCAGTTGACGTCATCCTGGTTCACTATCTGCAGGATGTCTCCTGTCTCAAACCTTAAGCCCGCCTCCTTACAGGGAATCAGGTTGTCGTTGGCCGGGTCGTAGTCATAGTGACACTTAAAGAACAGCTGGAAAAACAGATACAGATACCAGAGATGTAGTAGTCCATACCAATACCAATGGAATTCCATGATTCTCAATATCCAATCCTACATggtaagaaaaacacataaaacactaTACACTTTGGATATGTTGTTAATGTAACATTAACATGAATGGAAAATCATTaactttgaatacatttaatacatctGGATTTGAGGTGCTTCGCTAAGTCGTAAGTGTTTCCTCCTTTACTCTGAAAACTCTGTATGCAAACTGCTTATGTATtgttattgatcatattttaatctaaatatttgctttgtttaatGGGATTAATAGTTCTaattatgtcataaaacataAGTAGAACTACTAATGCcattaatcaaagaaaatattgcTTATAGCTAGTGtgaggaagttaaacaggtcatattTCCCTTTCTAATGTCTATGTTTCAGTATACTGgtttgaaaacatctccttcaatcTACTGGAATTTTTCAACtttctcaccaaaaacaaaaattttcaacattaactacatttttcaagattacattgaacacatcacgaTGATTTTACGATTAACCTTCACATAATACTAAGTTTTACTGAACAGAGATTGACTGCATCACAATTTAACTCCATATTATCTCTGTTAACATTAGCTGTCAGCTttgttatttagccaagcagcaCTGTGCAGCACACCAGCTGCAAAcggctaacgttaactagctcgCCTGCCtttttcaacacagatttgttgtttacaatgtagcattatcagggaaaAATGAGGGTGCTTCCGCTGGACGTATCGATCCATAGTGAGTTCACTGTGTTGTTAATCTTGAGCCCTGCGTTTATTATATCTGGCCATTTCAGACTCCACAGTCATCAGAAACACATATGACCGGTACTATGACCACATGTGTCCACTCTGTGTAGTGCTTTGTCACCTGACTTGGTTGTATGGCTTCATGGTAGCTGGGCAGTATCTTCAGAACTACACTTCCACTGGCTGCttgcagctcctcctgcagcaccCTGGCATCCCGGCCCACCTCTCGTCCATTCACCTGCCAGCACATTGGATAACAGAAAGTTTCTGGACTGATGCATTAATAACCACATGAGGGGATCTGTAATGGAAGATGACAGTACTAACCAAGCCGTTCACAAATATCACAAGGGCTAAAAGAGGACCCAGCCTTGAGGAACTCTACTGTTAAGATCAGATAAggataatatttacatatttacctTTTGACAGAGCCATGCTGTTTTCCCTAGTCATTTCCCCACTTTCCAGTGCTTTTGTGCTCAACTGGCTGCTggcagtagcttcatatttgtcATATAGACAtaagagtggtatcgatctcctcatttaacaaattaaaaaagtaaataagccttttttccccccccaaaatgGAGCTTTTCGTTTAAGAGACATTAAGAGatcaaaattaaaaatcaaacagcagcagcaataaaAAGAATGGAAGGGGTCATTAGAAGTCAACCCTACATAATGGTCTACCTCACCTCTTTGATGATGTCTCCAACATGCAGCAGTCCTTGCTGGTCTATCATCCCTCCATGGAGGATGCGGGCTATAATCAGCTCACCACCCTCCACTTTGAATGTTACACCCTGAAACACAATAATGTAGGCTGCTGTTTCTATCATCAATGACAATAAAAGTGCTTTATAACAAACATTAAGAGGGGTAGGAGCAATGCAAACCAACATGGAATGAACTGAGCTGTGTCAATTCTGTTTAAGCTTTAATCTAACCTACCAGGTGCTCCCCCGCCACCTTGCGTATGCCCACCATGCGAATTGCGTCAGGTTGTGGGggcaggttgtgtgtgtggcctTCTTCCTGCTCATGATCCACAAAATCACATGGGCTCGGGGGTGGGCTGTCGCATGCCTGGGACGCCACTGAATCGTGAGTCTCCAGTAGAGACTGACAGCCAGAAAGGTAGAAACTCAATGTTAGATGTACGTACATCACAATATTTGTTCTTTTAACTGTGTGAAGACAAAAGGGTCAGGTCTTTCCTGTGTGCAAAtgataacaaaaaacattttattgtcagATTCAACAACTAATATTACGTTTTGGTTTCctgatacataaaaaaatgatacaaatcttttttcaacttttttccatgTATATGCCTGTGTCACACCTGGAAGTGAGGCTGTGTCAGTATGCGGGTGAGCTCAGCGACAGTGTCGGAGTGGTGTGTGAAGGGGTCCAGGTCACTGAGGATCTCCTGCAGGAGCTCCACGTTGTTCTCCCTCACTGGCGACAGACGCGGCTCCTTCTGGCTCTCATCTTGCTCctaacaaacaaagaaacacatatatatatgaaatagaTACACATAAGCACAACATCTTGACAGAAACTTAGATTTACATGTTTGTGGACACAAACAgacccactgacacacactggtaagtctattttaattattgatataatttaaagtgtgtatttgtgtgtgtgtgtgtgtgtgtgtgtgtgtgtgtgtgtgtgtgtgtgtgtgtgtgtgtgtgtgtgtgtgtgtgtgtgtgtgtgtgtgtgtgtgtgtgtgtgtgtgtgtgtaccacaCCAAAGGGCTCTCCATGATGCCTTTGAGGAAGATGAGGTCCAGGTCTTTTGCTGTGGTGGAGCTGGTGGTGCTGTCGCTCATCGCGTCCAACATCTGGgacactataacacacacacaaacaaacacacagagagggagaaacaaggggaaaaaatgGGACTTCACACAAttcatacaaccacacacacttaGCGAAACACTCACAATCTTTtgcaaaatgaaacactttactgttcaaaaatatacaataattcataaaaaccCAATTGTGTCAGGGTATGGCACGGCAGGGTTCATAAACACTAATAATATAGTCTATAGTGTAAGAGTGCATTTCGATCCGAATATCGGAACAGAACATATTCCAAATAGAATATAGAACATAATCACAGCCTGTGGCGACAagaaatggcaacaaaaaaaaacatgaataacaatTATTTCATACAGTCAATTTTAATAATTATACTTTATGTGTAATTTAATGTGttagcatttgaaaaaaaaaacataatacatgGGAATGTATATTCATTATTGGACTTCAACTAACAATGACACATATTGTCCCAAAACCCTCAGAGGGCTTACCATtagcataaataaatatgctCAAATCATAACATGAcaaatatcatttttctttacatttatagCTCCTTCTGAAGTTTTCAGAAGAAGATTTGATTGTCTGttgtaatattttataatgtcaACAACATTAAGAAActtgacaaacaaacaatgtgtagACAACTAAAACAATCCATGTGTAAAATTGCTATGTGTTGgggttgtgggtgtgtgtgtgtgtgtgtgggggggggggggggtaataaACAAAGAAGTCATTGGAATTAATAAGGACAAAGGTGTCTGGTCTCACCAGGCTCTGTCCTGGTGGAGGCCACAGGCATGGTATAGCTTCAGTCAatctgagaaagaaagaaaataaagagtgacagagacagagaaagagaggggataCAATAGTCCATCTACTACAGTAAAGTTAAGTTTTTAGTTTTATCAGGTGACATCTTGGAAatataaacactatagtgaCTATATTAAGTCAGAGCGTGGCTGCAACATAACCAAACCTTTTAAGTCTGTGTTCTTTGGGTGaaattaaaggaacagtttgacatttaagtaaatgcttatttgctttcttattgagtgaaagggagaaaagaaacactgaCCCTTCCGTGAACTATTGACGTGCCCTTaagcaagacacttaaccctcaCACTGCTCCAATGCAGCAAAAGCACTCaacagtaacaaaacaaaaaaaataactccaCTGTTAAAGGGAACACAGTTAtgctattatgctattttccgggtgcatattttttttacatgcgttaatgcgccttgtgtttctcatcctggctgtcctgcagcacctcttctcacactctctctgaaatgctccgttgtagtgcttgctcctccctccagaaaacaaagtctgctctgattggtcagctagcccactctgttgtgattggtcaacgtttcacatttcaaaaaactcttctaCCGGAGCTTCAGTTCCGTCTCTctcctttgttgtttgagggccaaactagccagaaggagttttacgtcacttccgtaacattgtgacctcataaagttacggaaatgaaggagataattcaaatgagccgtttcaggcagctcaggagcttctgagggggtgggtaactccttttagccgtggacttcaggttttacactctacggaccttttacatgtacacaaatatatattacacactaaaggagagggggaaagtggaaaagcataatagggccactttaagcaAGATATTTGTTAATAGAAGTTAAAGGAATGGTTCAACATTCaacaccactctcatgtctgtgctgTACATACAAAGCTGCAGCCAGCAAcaggcagcagtgtgtgtgcatgccagTTTGTATTACTGATGAGGAGCAGTTTTAAAGTGCTCCTTTCCCCCCACAACATGgcataataaacacacacaccacacattcACCCATGTACAGCAGGCAGTGCCACCGCTCATGGAGGGCGGAGCCCCGGCTGTTTTCCTGGAATTGAGCATTCATAAtgaaagagcaagagagagagatgtggagagaggggaggggaatGTGGGCGTAACTAATCTATTCATTGCCATGACAACAGTAACAATACAATGGCAATTTGGGGAAATTGAGAGGGAACAAAGAAGGAACACCGACCATTCAACTATATATGAAAACCCATCTCCTTGTACATTTTTAGTGCAATCTTTCTAATggcctgtctgtctatctatctatttgaCAAAGCTGATGCTAAAGCTCGTGGCTGCCATGGAAACCTGCCCTCCTTCAGTTttgccttcacacacacttccattGTTGCTTACGCTAGAGTACACATTACACAACACCCCGGGCAAAAGCAGGAGGGTGGAAGAGGAGATGGAGTCAAAAGAAAACCTGTAAAGATGAGGAGAAGACAATGGAGGGATGACTAGATGTAAATCAGGATATGTGAAAAATTACCCACTAGTACTATCACTATCTTTTTCAATGATTAAATGCAGTAAGTGTGGTGGGAAACTGTAGTAATTCTAGGTACAATTCAGGTACAATTCAGTTGTAGACATAGGACAAGAGAAGGGAACTAGACGAAAAATGCAAATGGCCTACCTCTTGTACTATTTAACAGTAATGTGGCCTTATTTTATTTGgcaagatttattttattataatacaagatcataatatatatatctatattatcTTATAATAAGCTTGGTGTGATGGTTCGCACTCTGGACTTTGAATCCAGTGAACCGAGTTCTTATCTCGTG
This genomic window from Anoplopoma fimbria isolate UVic2021 breed Golden Eagle Sablefish chromosome 11, Afim_UVic_2022, whole genome shotgun sequence contains:
- the mpp2a gene encoding MAGUK p55 subfamily member 2a, whose product is MPVASTRTEPVSQMLDAMSDSTTSSTTAKDLDLIFLKGIMESPLEQDESQKEPRLSPVRENNVELLQEILSDLDPFTHHSDTVAELTRILTQPHFQSLLETHDSVASQACDSPPPSPCDFVDHEQEEGHTHNLPPQPDAIRMVGIRKVAGEHLGVTFKVEGGELIIARILHGGMIDQQGLLHVGDIIKEVNGREVGRDARVLQEELQAASGSVVLKILPSYHEAIQPSQLFFKCHYDYDPANDNLIPCKEAGLRFETGDILQIVNQDDVNWWQARHVEGGSAGLIPSQMLEEKRKAFVKRDVELAPAGNLCTGAGGKKKKKMMYVTTKNAEFDRHEILLYEEVAKVPPFKRKTLILIGAQGVGRRRLKNKLLLRDPLLFGTTIPYTSRKPKKEDRDSRMYAFTSRSKMEADIKNGRYLEHGEYDGNLYGIKIDSIHEVVEAGRLCILDANPQSLKVLRTSEFLPYVVFLQSPDFEVLKAMNHSAVEAGVVPKTLTDEELQRTCDESIKMQAAFGHYFDLSIINDNLDETYRTVKAALETVSKNPQWVPVTWVF